A stretch of DNA from Salvelinus sp. IW2-2015 linkage group LG20, ASM291031v2, whole genome shotgun sequence:
gacaggctaattgacataatttgagtcaattggaggtgtacctgtggatgtatttcaaggcctaccttcaaactcagtgccactttgcttgacatgatgggaaaatcaaaagaaatcagccaagacctcagaaaaacaattgtagatctccacaagtctggttcatccttgggagcaatttccaaatgcctgaaggtaccacgttcatctgtacaaacaatagtacgcaagtataaacaccatgggaccacgcagccgtcataccgctcaggaaggagacgcgttctgtctccaagtgatgaacatactttggtgcgaaaagtgcaattcaatcccagaacaacagcaaaggaccttgtgaagatgctggaggaaacaggtacaaaagtatctatatccacagtaaaacaagtcctatatcgacataacctgaaaggccactcagcaaggaagaagccactgctccaaaaccgccataaaaagcgagactacggtttgcaactgcacatggggacaaaaatgttactttttggagaaatgtactctggtctgatgaaacaacaatagaactgcttggccataatgaccattgttatgtttggaggaaaaagagggaggcttgcaagcggaaGAACATCATCCCATCTGTAAAGCACGGggtcgcagcatcatgttgtggaggtgctttgctgcaggagggattggtgcacttcataaaatagatggctgcatgaggaagggaaattatgtggatatattgaagcaacatctcaagacatcagtcaggaagttaaagcttggtcgcaaatggatcttccaaatggacaatgaccccaagcatacttccaaagttgtggcaaaacggcttaaggacaacaaagtcaaggtattggagtggccatcacaaagccctgacctcaatcctacagaaaatatgtgggcagaactgaaaaagcgtgtgcgagcaaggaggcctacaaacctgactcagttacaccagctctgtcaggaggaatgggccaaaattcacccaacttattYtgggaagcttgtggaaggctacccgaaacgtttgacccaagttaaacaatttaaaggcaatgctaccaaatactaattgagtgtatgtaaacttctgacacactgggaatgtgatgaaagaaataaaagctgaaagaaataattattcctactattattctgagatttcacatacttaaaataaagtggtgatcctaattgacctaagacagggacatttTACTAYgattaaatgtcagtaattgtgaaaaacagagtttttggctaaggtgtatataaacttccgacttcaactgtaagtattcagaccctttactcagtactttgttgaatcacatttggcagcgattatagcctcgagtcatcttgggtatgacgttacaaacttggcatacctgtatttggggagtttctcccattcttctctgcagatcctctcaaggtctgtcaggttggttggagagcgtcgctgcacagctattttcagctctatCCAAAgaagtttgatcgggttcaagtccgagctctggcttgccactcaaggacattcagaaacttgtgctaaagccactcctgtgttatcttggctgtgtgcttagggtttttgtcctgttggaaggtgaaccttcgctccagtctgaggtcctgagcgctctggagcaggttttcatcaaggatctctctgtactttgctccgttcatctttccctcgatcctgactagtctcccagtccctgccactgaaatacatccccacagcatgatgctgccaccaccatgcttcaccgtagggatagtaccaggtttcctccagacatgacgcttggcattgaggccaaagagttcaatcttggtttcatcagaccagataatcttgtttctcatggtctaagagtcctttagttgccttttggcaaactccaagcgggctgtcatgtgccttctactgaggagtggcttccgtctggccactctaccataaaggcctgattggtggagtgctgcagagatgtggTAGTTGACCAAAATAGACATCTTCAGCATGGGCAAGCATTTttgcagcacccccacccccaaactacttcctgcggctatgccagggaagaagccagatgtggtggtcctgggctggcgtagttacacgtggtctgtagttgtgaggccgattggacgtactgccaaattctctaaaacgaggttggaggcggcttatggtagagaaattaacattcaattatctggcaacagctctggtggtcattcctgcagtcagcatgccaattgcacactccctcaaaacttgagagatctgtggcgttgttttgttcgacaaaactgcacattttagagtggccttttactgcccccagcacaaggtgcacctgtgtaataatcatgctgtttaatcagcttcttgatatgccacacctgtcaggtggaaggattatcttggcgaaggaggaAAGCTCAataagagggatgtaaacaaaattgtgaacagcatttgagagaaataagctgtaTGGAACAAtacagggatcttttatttcatctcatctcatgaaacatgtgttTTGCATCAAATAATGCTAAATGCATCATACGGGtcagatttctgtattttcaaagttagacatcttgaaaacttgattgctgacatgcaaaatgtTTTGGGACTAGATCAGCAATGCACTAATTAACCAAAtaccaaaacatttgtttttcggtggaattttcctttaagatTTAAGGTCAGAATAAGcatagagaaaagtgcataaaaagtgAATTACGTACCATTTAAGCCTGCTTAACTCTGATCGGGACCCTACgacctttgcacacctggattgtacaatatttgcacaatttatttttaaaattacaaaagctctgtcatgttggttgttgatcattgctagacagccattttcaagtcttgtcatacattttcaagctaatttaagtcaaaactgtaactaggccactcaggaacaactccagtgtatatttggctttgtgttttaggttattgtcctgctgaaaggtgactttgtttcccagtgtctgttggaaagcagactgaaccaggttttgctctaggattttgcctgtgcttagctatttaatgtatttttatcctaaaaaactccttagtccttgctgatgacaagcatacccataacatgattcagccaccaccatgcttggaaatatgaagtggtactcagtgatacgttgtgttggatttgccccaaacctaactctttgtattcaggacaaagttaatttccAAATTTtgggcagttttactttagtgccttattgcaaacaggatgcatgttttgacatttttattctgcacaggcttccttcttttcactcaggttagtattgtggagtaactacaatgttgtttctccatcctcagttttctcctatcacagccatttaacgcTGTAACTgtgtaaagtcaccattggcctcgtggtgaaatcccagaGTGGTTTTCTTCCTCTTCGGCAAAGTCGTTAGGAAGGagacctgtatctttgtagtgactgggtgtattgatacaccatccaaaatgtaattcataacttcaccatgctcaaagggatattcaatgcttttttttttttttttaaatacccgtcggtgtccttctttgcgaggctttCAAAAacctttgtggttaaatctgtgattgaaattcacTGATCTACTGCTGGACCTTACagatatgtgtggggtacagagatgaggtagtcataaacaattttttaaaacactactactattattgcacatagagtgagtccatgcaacttgtgtggcaaatgtttactcctgaacttatttaggcttgccataacaaaggggttgaatacttattgactcaaaacatttcagcttttaaactagtaatttgtaaaaatatatatatatatatatatatatatatatataatatacccaattccactttgacattatggggtattgcatgtAGGACTgtcacaatctcaatttaatcaattttaaattcaggctgtaacaacaaaatgtggaaaaaggggtgtgaatactttctgaaggcaatggcgttgcttaccaagacaacattgaatgttcctgagtggcctagttgcaGTTCTCACTTAAAACAGCTTGAaaatatggcaagacttgaaaatagctgtctagcatGATCAACACTCAACCTGACAGCTCTTGAAGaattttcaaaagaataatgtacaaatattgtataatccaggtgtgcaaagctcttagagacttacccagaaagactaactgctgtaattgctgccaaaggttattctaacatgtattgactcaggggtatgaatacttatcaAAGATATTAGTGTTCTATTTTTCATAGATATTTGTACATATGTTAGaatttctttcactttgacaaaGTATTGTGTAGACCGTTGACAGAAAAAGAGAATTAAATCAATTTCAATCCCGCTtggaaaaacaaaatgtggaaaaaggggtgtgaatagtttctgaaggcacttagGTGGTCtacaagtggtgtgtgtgtgtcactcgtAGATCCAGTGTCCGCTGCTGTCCTCCCAGCACTGTAGCTCATTCTGCCTGAACCACAGAGAGATCTCTCTCTGAGCGCTCTCCACAGAGTCACTGCCATGGATCACATTCCTACAACACAGAAAGTCAAGATATAATTTCATGGTCACTGATGATAAcacatgtaacagtattgcttccatccctctcctcgcccctacctgggatCGAacaagggaccctctgcacacatcaacaactgcctcccacgaatcATCGTTAcctattgctccacaaaagctaAGGCCCTTACAGAGTAAGGAatacaactacttcaaggtctcagagcaagtgacctCACCGATTGaagcgctattagcgcgcaccccgctagctagccatttcacaccagttacacaatacacagacacactttacCTGCCCACTTCCATACAGTAGTCTCCTCTGATGGTTCCTGGTAGGGAGTCTGCCGGGTTGGTCTCTCCCAGCATCTTGCGAGACATCTTCACCACATCCAGACCTTGCCACAcctaaacacacatatacacacctaGATGAACAATTGCACAACAGGGATGTGCACATTAACGTGGATAACCAGTAACCGTTCAAATTGTGTAAACCATAATAAAATATGTAAAATGTCTTGAGCGGGAGAGGGTAGCTGTGTATGTAGTAGTATGCATGCTATCTCACCATGGCAACGATGGGTCCAGAGCTCATGTAGCGCACCAATCCATTGAAGAAGGGTTTGTCTCTCAGGTCCCAGTAGTGCTCTCTCAGGAGATCCTCGGACGCCTggcgaacacacacacccacatcacaaCAGAGAGAGATCAAACACAGACAGTATATCATAAGCCCCTTTCACAAACATAAAtcacatattttatttaaatatatttgacaACAATTCTCCAGTTACCCCCTTCACACGGCTCTGGAAAGGCCGATTATTGCCTGTTTGTTTTGAAAGATGGTGTACAAGTGTTGTAAACTATGTTAATAATGAAGTCTAATGAAGTGGTTCCTCCTTCTcctcgcgtgtgtgtgtttgatggatgTGCATCATGGTGTGTGCTCTTACCTGGACTAGTTTCATTCCCACCAATCTGAAGCCCTTTTTCTCAAAGCGCCGGATGATCTCTCCCACTAGCCTCCGGTGCACACCATCCGGTTTCACAGCTATGAAGCTGTGCTCGTTGACACCCGTCCATCCTAGGACGAAAGCATGACCATCATGTCCagtcccaaatcaacccctagcctaTG
This window harbors:
- the LOC111981541 gene encoding nucleoside diphosphate kinase 3 isoform X1, yielding MGRRKRSLPVQQEKIEDLEAKHARIEESDGWTGVNEHSFIAVKPDGVHRRLVGEIIRRFEKKGFRLVGMKLVQASEDLLREHYWDLRDKPFFNGLVRYMSSGPIVAMVWQGLDVVKMSRKMLGETNPADSLPGTIRGDYCMEVGRNVIHGSDSVESAQREISLWFRQNELQCWEDSSGHWIYE
- the LOC111981541 gene encoding nucleoside diphosphate kinase 3 isoform X2, which gives rise to MIFLLTILASVFQTGWTGVNEHSFIAVKPDGVHRRLVGEIIRRFEKKGFRLVGMKLVQASEDLLREHYWDLRDKPFFNGLVRYMSSGPIVAMVWQGLDVVKMSRKMLGETNPADSLPGTIRGDYCMEVGRNVIHGSDSVESAQREISLWFRQNELQCWEDSSGHWIYE